The Bacillus sp. NEB1478 genome contains the following window.
TAGAAGATGACAATGGTGTTGTCCATTCCATCTATTCTGCAGACATCGAATTTCCTTCTCCTTAAGTGAAGACCGTGATAAAATAAATCCATAGGCGGTATCCATTAGGAACTGCACTAATGAAAGTAGCATCAAAAAACTTTACATGAATATCTGCCTAGATCCAAGAATAGGACCGGGACAGAGGGAGCAAACAAAACAGGCGTCAAGTGATGTTTTCTATGCCTTCTTCCTGTATGGGAGAAGGTTTTTTTGCACTCTGCCCCTGTTAAAAACAGGGAGGAAATATGAAGATGAAAACCACGAAAAGCTTTTTAAACATGAAAGCTGCAGGCGAAAAAATTTCCATGGTAACAGCATATGACTATCCTACTGCTGCCATTTGTGAAAAAGCAGGGATGGATCTCTTATTAGTTGGTGACTCTTTAGGGATGGTAGTGCTAGGGTATGAATCCACTATACCAGTAACGATGGAAGATATGATACATCACACAAAAGCTGTCAAACGCGGGGCGCCAAATACGTTTATCGTTACGGATATGCCGTTTATGACGTATCATGGATCCATTGATGATACGCTGAAAAATGCGAGAAGACTGCTTCAGGAAAGCGGTGCCGCTGCTGTTAAGCTTGAAGGAGGAAAACAAATCATTCAAACCGTTGAAACTCTGACGAATGCAGGTGTTCCTGTAATGGGGCATCTTGGGCTGACACCGCAAATGGTAGGTGTTATGGGCGGTTATAATGTTCAAGCAAAAGAAGAAGCAGAAGCGGAAGCCCTTATAGAAGAAAGTATAGCGTTAGAAAAAGCAGGTGCGTTTGCGATAGTTTTAGAATGTGTACCACAGCAATTAGCACAGATTGTTACAAATAAAGTCAACATTCCTGTGATCGGTATCGGAGCAGGTCAACATACAGATGGTCAAGTATTGGTTTATCACGACATGATCGGCTATGGGTTTCATCATATTCCTAAATTTGTTAAGAGTTATGGAAATGTTAAAGATGTGATGATTGAAGGGCTGAAAAAGTATAAAGAGGAAGTTCAGCAGATGAAGTTTCCTGCTGCAGAACATAGCTTCAACATGAAAACAGAGACACTCGATCGATTGTATGGAGGAGTTAAAGCATGAAAATAGTAAAAAGCATCAAAGAACTTCAAAATCTGATAAAAGTAGAAAAAGCTGCTTCAAAAACGATCGGTTTTGTTCCTACGATGGGATATTTGCATGATGGGCATCTATCATTAATCAATCGGGCAAGACATGAGTCTGATTTCGTTGTTGTAAGTATTTTTGTCAATCCATTGCAGTTTGGTCCAAATGAAGATTTTGACCGTTATCCACGCGATCTGGTTCGGGACACAAAACTTGCGAAAGAAGCCGGAGCTGATCTTTTGTTCTGCCCAGACACAAAAGAAATGTATCCTGAAAAACCGGTAGTTACGGTTAAAGTTCATAGAAGAACGGATGCATTGTGTGGAAAAAGCCGGATCGGCCATTTTGACGGTGTCGCAACTGTCTTGACAAAGTTATTTAATATAGTTACACCTGATAAAGTTTATTTTGGTTTGAAAGACGCTCAGCAAGTAGCGGTTGTTAAAGGGCTTGTAGAAGACTTTAACTTTCCATTAGAAATCATCGGCTGTGAAACGAAACGTGAATCTGATGGTCTTGCGATGAGTTCTAGAAACGTTTATCTAGAAGAAAACGAACGAAAAGAAGCATCGCATCTAAGTTCTGTTTTAAGAAAAGCGCAAACGTGGCTTTTAGAAGACGATAGTGGTGAGACTGAACAAAAAATGATAAAATACTTGGAGGAACAAACGAGCGGAACGATTGAATATTGCAAGATATTATCGTATCCCGAACTTCTTTCTCCAACAGGGTTTGACGAAAAACTAATCATTGCAGTCAGTGTGAGATTTTCCAAAGCTCGTTTGATAGATAATATGATTATAGACAATGTATTAGAGAGAAAAGAGAGTGGGGAAGAATCATGTTCCGTACATTAATGAAAGCAAAAATCCACCGTGCAACGGTAACAGAATCGAATTTAAACTATGTTGGCAGCATTACGATAGACGAAGATATTTTGGACGCTGTCGATATGCTGGCTAACGAAAAAGTTCAGATCGTAAACAACAACAATGGTGCACGTTTTGAAACGTATATTATTCCCGGCAGAAGAGGAAGCGGAGTAATGTGTTTGAACGGAGCGGCAGCAAGACTTGTTCACGAAGGAGATACAATTATCGTGATCTCTTATGCCATGTTTGATGAAGCAGAAGTGAAGAATCATCAGCCAAAAGTAGCGATTATGGATGAAAATAATAAGATTAAAGAAATGTTAGGTGTTGAACCTGAGGCTACTGTTTATTAAAGAGGATAATTAATACTGTTTTAGCCACAGGGGAATGAGGTGAAATGGCTATGTCACGACGATTTGTCGTTATCGATTTTGAAACAACAGGAAATTCCGCAGCAAAAGGAGACCGAATCATCCAGATTGGTGCCGTCGTCGTTGAGGCAGGAAAGATAACGGACAGATTTTCTACGTTTGTCCAGCCAGGCGTACCCATCCCCCCTTTTATTGAACAATTAACGGGCATTAAGGATGAAATGGTAAATGATGCCCCATTGTTTGAAGAGGTGGCCCCAAAGCTCCTTCAGATGTTAGAAGGAGCTTATTTTGTTGCGCATAATGTAATGTTTGATTATTCCTTTTTACAAGGAGAACTCGACCGATGCGGGTATTCGCCGCTATCAATGCCACTAATCGATACAGTAGAACTGTCTAGAATGTTATTGCTTGGAGCGGATGGCTATCAGCTCGGCATGCTTGCAGAGTATCTTGGTCTAGAGCATGAGAACCCTCATCAGGCGGATAGTGATGCGGATGTAACAGCGAAACTGTTAATGCATCTACTCGAGAAGCTTGAAGGTTTGCCACTACTGACTTTAGAACGTTTAACACCATTTTTGAAAAAGCTTCAAAGCTCTATCGAAGATATAATTTCAGATATGATTGCAGAAAAATCTGCCTTTTTAGCTGATGAAGAAACGTTTGATTTTTATCGCAAGCTTGCACTTAAAAAGACCAAACTGGTTACTAAAAAAGAACGGGTTGACGAGAATTCAGGATATGGTGAGGCGGGATCACTCGCTCTTCAAAGTGATCTGAAAAATCATATGTCTCATTATGAGGTTCGGGAAAGCCAGCAAAAAATGGTTGAGCTTGTGGATGCAGCATTGCATACAAATCAGCATCTGGTCGTAGAAGCAGGTACTGGAGTCGGTAAATCACTAGGTTATCTAATACCAGGTGTCCGTTTTGCTAAAGAACAAGATCGTCCATTGATCGTATCAACACATACTGTTCAATTACAGCAGCAGCTGCTGGAGCGTGACGTGCCATTATTGAAAAAGATTATGCCTTTTGACTTCACCGCAACTGTTTTAAAAGGAAGAAATCATTACCTATGTTTGAGGAAGTTTGAACACACACTTCAAGATCATTATGACGACAACTACGATATGAATTTTACGAAAGCACAAATGATTATCTGGCTGACAGAAACAGAGGTAGGGGATGTAGAAGAGCTTTCCATGGCTTCTGGCGGAAAGCTATTTTGGAATACGGTAAAAAGCGATGCAAATTCTTGTTTGAATCATCGCTGCCCTTGGTTTTCGAGATGTTACTATCATAAACAAAGAAGAGCTGCGCATGAATCAGACATTGTAATCACAAATCATGCGCTTCTGTTTACTGATTTGAAATCTGATTCTCAGCTTTTACCTGGTTATAAAGAAGCGGTACTGGATGAAGCGCATCATATCGAAGAAGTTGTCAGTGATCATTATGGAAAAGAAACTGACTATTTCTCATTCTTGAAGCTGCTGGACAGGTTATCAACAACTGAAAGCGAAGGTATGATCAGCACCCTCGCAGAAATGGCCGATCTACATGAAGTGAAAGATCATGAAAAGTATTTATCTGGCTGGGACAGTACATTCGCTGATGTGAAAAATGAATTAGATGAAATGTTTAAACGGATCAAATCAATTTGTCTTGCAAAAGCAAAAAACACACGTTCCGCAGAGTTAACAAAACTGACAACACGCTACACGATGGATGATGTAAATTCAGCCGCTTGGGAGCCTATTCTTGAGATGGGTGAAAGGGCAAGACACTTTATTAACGATTTAACTAAGCCTGTAAAACGGCTGCTAAAAAGTCTGCAAAACTATGAAGAACATTTAACTTTTAAACAAAAGGGATTCTTAGTGGATCTTGAAGGGTTGTTAGATGATCTGCAAGATGAATCATTAGAGCTGCAGCATCTTCTATCTTGTCCGTTATCACAAGAGGTATATTGGCTCGAGGCTGAATCGAAGGGACCAAGACATGCTGTGACCCTGCATGCTAAGCCTGTAGAGATCGACCAGCTTTTAGCAGATGATTTTTTCGGGAGGAAAAACAGTATTATTATGACCTCAGCTACTATGAGTGTCAAAAATAAATTCAGTTATATGATGGAAAGACTCGGTCTGCTCGACTTCGGTCCTATGAACGCACAGCTGCCGTCTCCATTCGAGTATGAAAAACAAGCTAAGCTTATGATTCCTACCGATATTCCGCTTATTAATGAAGTTGATCAAAAAACATTCGTAGACAGAATATCATCTTCACTTTATGATATTGCAAAAGTAACTAAAGGTCGTATGCTAGTACTTTTTACATCATATGAAATGTTAAAAGAGACACATTCTGCTTTTAAGAGCTTAATGAAGCAGGAAGAGTTTGTCTTAATTGCTCAAGGTGTGGATAGCGGGAGCAGGGCGAGGCTGACGAAGAACTTCCAGCGGTTTGATAACAGCATCCTTTTTGGTACGAACAGCTTTTGGGAAGGAATCGATATTCCTGGTGATGATTTATCTTGTCTTGTTATTATCAGGCTTCCTTTTACTCCGCCGGGCCAGCCGGTTATGGAAGCGAAAAGTGAAAAGCTTAAAGCTGCTGGAGGCAACCCATTTTATGATTTGTCATTGCCTCAAGCCATTATACGCTTTAAACAAGGGTTTGGAAGACTAGTTAGAAGTTCAAGAGATAAGGGAGCTGTCTTCGTATTTGATCGTCGAATGATTGAAACAAGGTATGGAAAATCATTTGTTCAATCACTGCCTAAGCTGCCTGTATCTATCAAACCCGTAGACGAACTGGTTGATGAACTAAAAGACTGGATGGACTAAAGGAAAAAGGAGAAGATCATTGCTTCTCCTTTTTTTATTTAGCACTATTTCTAAAAAATTGTTGCTCATAGGTGATATTCGTAAAGACCCTTCATTGACAAGTTGATCGGAGTGCAAGGTGCGGGACTCAGGCTAAGATCAGCGTGGCCGTGTTTTGGAAACAGCCTTTTATTTTTATAGAGAACAACTCGCTATTTTCGCGGTTTCCGAGTACCATTGAGGGAAATTTTCTGCTATAGTAAACAAGGGTAAGAACAATTAGTAGGAGGAAGAACAATGGAAAGTAAAATTGAGGTTCTTTCGACAGTAAAGGTAGATAAGTATAATGATCTATATAAGGTCGTATCAGAATTAAATAAAACATTAAAACATCAGGATTTAATGTTTGGTCTAGCGATCGATGACGAAAATAATGAAAAGATGATTTTTACGATCTATCGCACTTAGAGAGGCTGAAATATGGGAAAAAAGTGGATACTTATCATAGTCGGGATTCTTCTGCTTGCAAGCTGGCAAGCTTATTATGTCTACAATCAAGTTCAAGCAAAACCAGCAAAAAAAGAAGCGGAAGCAGTTGAAATTGCTAAAAGAGAAAAAGGACTTGTATCGATTAAACATGTAGATCACTTTTACAAAAATGAAACGTATTATGTCGTTGAAGGTAAAAATGAACATGGAACAGATATGATCGTCTGGATCGATAAAAAGAAGAAGGTATCTTCAGAGATTGCAAAAGCAGGACTTTCTGAAGGGCAAATGATCAATTATGTAAAGAAAAACTATGGTGCCGAAAAGATAATCGACAGCCGTCTAGGCATGGAAGATGACATCCCTTTATGGGAAGTCATCTTCATCGACAGCGAGGACAGATATACGTATTATTATGGCTACTTTGATACGGGAAAACGATACGAAATTTACCGGTTAAGAGAAACAGAATAATAAACCATCTTTGGAGGGAATATTTCAATGAAGCTAGCAAAACGAGTGGAGGCACTAACACCATCAACAACACTTGCTATAACAGCAAAAGCAAACGCATTAAAGGCAGAGGGCCACAATGTACTTGCACTTGGAGCGGGTGAGCCAGACTTCAATACACCGTTACATATAATAGAAGCCGCATATCAGTCAATGAAAGAAGGACATACGAAATACACTCCTTCAGGTGGATTGCTCCCTCTAAAAAAAGCAATTGTCAATAAATTGAAAAAAGATCAAGGTTTGTCCTATGAAACCTCAGAAATCATTGTTGGAACGGGTGCGAAGCATTCTCTATATTCTTTGTTTCAAGCAATACTGGATGAAGGAGATGAAGTTATCATACCGATTCCTTATTGGGTAAGCTATCCTGAACAAGTAAAGCTCGCAGGAGGCAGCCCGGTATATGTAGAAGGTAAAGAAGAAAATCAATTCAAGATTACAGCAGCTGATCTAAAGAGTGCCGTCACCGATCGGACAAAGGCACTTATCATCAACTCACCGAGCAACCCGACTGGTTCTCTATACACGAAAAAAGAACTGCAGGAGATTGGTGGAGTATGTTTAGAGAACAATATATTGATTGTCTCTGATGAAATCTATGAGAAGCTGATCTACGATGGTACAGAACATACATCGATCGCTGAAATTTCGACGGAACTAAAAGAACAAACGATCATCATTAATGGGTTGTCTAAATCACATTCGATGACTGGATGGAGAATTGGTTTTGCTGCCGGGAACGCGAAGATAATCAAGGCAATGACAAATCTGGATAGCCACAGTACGTCAAATCCAACAACAACATCACAGCATGCAGCAATTGCAGCTTATAACGGACCACAAGAACCTGTTGAAGAGATGAGAACTGCATTTGAAGACCGTTTGAACAAAGTCTATGAAAGATTAATCTCATTACCTGGTGTTGTTTGCGTTAAGCCTAAGGGTGCTTTTTATTTGTTCCCTAATGTAAAAGAAGCGGTTAAATTGACAGGCTATAATTCAGTTGATGAATGGGTTGAAGCTATTTTAGAAGAAGAAAAAGTTGCTCTCGTACCTGGTTCAGGTTTTGGAGCGCCTGATAATGTGAGGCTTTCATACGCAACTTCTCTCGAAACAATAATGGAAGCACTCGATCGAATCGATAGTTTTATCGAACGTCATTCAAAGAAAGATTGATTTTTGTTGAACCGTCGTTCATAATTTTTTGGTAGATATATAGAAACTTGTGGAGGTACATTTTGTGAAAACGACTATTCAAAAGCTTAATGAACACATTGGCAAGACAGTAACTGTTGGGGCATGGCTTGCTAATAAGCGTTCTTCAGGAAAGATCGCATTTTTACAGCTGCGTGATGGAACAGGATTTGTACAAGGTGTTGTCGTGAAAAGTGAAGTTGGAGAAGAGCTTTTCGGTGCTGCAAAAGGGCTTACTCAAGAGTCCAGCCTTTATGTGACAGGTATTGTAAAAGAGGACGAACGCTCTCAGCTTGGAGTTGAACTTGAAGTAACAAATATTGAAGTGCTTCACCAGGCAGTTGACTATCCAATAACGCCAAAAGAACATGGAACTGAATTTTTGATGGATCATCGTCATCTTTGGATTCGTTCAAAAAAGCAGCATAGCATTTTAAAGATCCGTAACGAGATCATACATGCTGTGAACGAGTTCTTCTATAAAAATGATTTTGTAAAAGTAGATCCTCCTATTCTTACAGGGAGTTCTGCGGAAGGAACAACATCATTGTTCCACACAAAATATTTTGAAGAGGATGCATATCTTTCACAAAGTGGACAACTTTACATGGAAGCTGCTGCAATGGCTCTCGGAAAAGTATATTCATTCGGACCAACATTCCGTGCTGAAAAGTCTAAGACTCGCCGTCACTTGATCGAGTTCTGGATGATCGAGCCGGAGATGGCATTTGTTGAACATGAAGAATCACTAGAAATTCAAGAACAGTTCATCTCTCATATCGTTCAGTCTGTATTGAAACGCTGTGAAAATGAGCTGAAGACACTTGGACGTGACGTAACGAAGCTTGAGAATGTGAAAGCTCCTTTTCCACGAGTTTCATATGATGATGCAATTAAGATGCTAAAGGAAAAAGGCTATGATGATATCGAATGGGGTGATGATTTTGGAGCGCCTCACGAAACAGCAATCGCTGAAAGCTTTGATAAGCCAGTATTCATCACCAATTATCCAAAAGACATTAAAGCATTCTACATGAAGCCAGATCCTACCCGTGATGATGTTGTTCTTTGTGCTGATCTGATCGCACCTGAAGGCTATGGTGAAATCATCGGCGGAAGTCAGCGTATTGATGATCTAGCTTTAATGGAACAGCGTTATGAAGAACACGGTCTTACTGACGACGCTTACAAGTGGTACTTAGAGTTAAGAAAATACGGAAGTGTTCCGCATTCAGGATTTGGTCTTGGACTAGAGCGTACGGTTGCTTGGATTTCCGGGGCGGAACATGTGCGTGAAACGATTCCGTTCCCGCGTCTATTGAACCGTTTATATCCTTGATCGTTAAACAAATATGAAATACACCCAAGCTGGCTCTTAAAAGAGTCAGCTTTTTCCGTGCAGCTTATGTATTTTCACATGAAATAGCAGTTAAACCATCAGACAGGATGCGTTGTAAATATGCTATAATGAAGAATAGAGGTGTTGGCAAATGAACGAAAACTTGTTTGAAAAATGGATGTCAGAAGGCTCGATCAGCATACCTAACATGCTTTTAAAATATTATAAAAAAATTGGTTTAACAGATAATGAATGCATGCTTTTTATTCAGCTTCATGTCTCACTTGATTCAGGTAACTACTTTCCGACGCCGCAAGAACTGTCAGATCGGATGACTCTTTCCCATAGTGAGATGGCTTCTATGCTGCGATCATTAATCGGCAGAGGGCTGCTAGGCATGGATCAATACGAAGACATAGAAAAAGGTGTATACTTTGAAGCATACACCTTGCAGCCATTATGGAATAGATTGATGGAAAGCTTAAAAACAGAGGAAACAGTTAAAAAAGAAACGGACAAGAAGCAGCTTGAACAGAATGTATTCGTTTTGTTTGAAAAAGAGTTCGGACGCCCGTTGTCTCCTATGGAGCTTGAAACATTAAAAATATGGATAGATGAAGACAATCAGTCACCCGAGCTCATTCTTACAGCATTAAAAGAATCAGTGCTGTCTGGGAAATTAAATTTTAGATATATTGACCGCATCTTGTTTGAATGGAAGAAAAACGGAATTCAAAGTCCGGAAGCTGCTAAAAAATACGGTGAGAAGTTTCGGGTTAGACAGCTGCAGCAAAAAAGCGGACAGCAAGAAAAACCGAGAAACGACAGCGGTTTGAAAAGACCCGCGTATAATTGGCTGGAATCGTAAATTTTACTATTAAAAAACAGACCTGGACAATGCCGGGTCTTCTTTTTTGATTATAGGAGGAATTTGGACGTGTTAAATAAAGCACAAATACAATTCTGTTTAGAACAAATAGAAGATATGTTTCCAGATGCACATTGTGAGCTAAAGCATTCCAATCCGTTCGAATTGACCATCGCTGTACTTTTATCGGCGCAATGTACAGACGCTTTAGTGAACAAAGTGACGCCGAATCTCTTTGCCAAGTATAAAACCCCGCAAGACTATCTCGATGTATCGCTAGAAGAACTGCAAGATGATATACGTTCGATCGGTCTTTATCGCAATAAGGCAAAGAATATTCAAAAATTAAGCGAATTGCTCCTGACTGATTACGGAGGAGAGATCCCTCAAGACCGTGATGAGCTGACTAAGCTTCCAGGCGTTGGCCGGAAGACAGCTAATGTTGTTGTATCGGTTGCATACGGTGTTCCTGCAATTGCTGTTGATACACATGTAGAACGTGTGTCGAAAAGACTTGGAATATGCAGATGGAAAGATTCGGTCTTACAAGTGGAAGAAACTTTGATGAAAAAGATTCCGAAGCCTTTATGGGGTGCAACACACCATCGACTCATATTCTTCGGGAGATATCATTGTAAAGCTCAAAATCCAAATTGTCCTGAGTGTCCTCTCCTTTCTATTTGCCGTGAAGGTAAGAAAAGGATGAAAGTGAGGGAAAAGCTTGGTAAATAATCCGCTCACTTTTGAAGAGAAGGCAGAAATCGTATCAGCCGTGTTTAAAGAATGGAAAGAGGCTTCTCCAATAATTGCAGATTTCTTTAGGCAAAGAGATCGAGAAAGTGCTACGAAGCCGATGATTGTTCAGTCAGAAAAATTCCTTCAAACACTTTTTTTGGTGAATTGCAAGCAGATAGATGAGAATCTAACCAATTGGAAAGCGCAGATAAGTGCTTTTGAACATTTACCTGTTAATGCAGTTGAACGTTTATTTTTTATATTTGAACAGCCAGATCATTACCAATCGTATATTCAATTAAGTGAATTGTTTTCAGAATGGGAAAAGAAAAGTGTCATATTAATGAGGCGAAAAACATAAAGACAAGGTCTGTGGACATATGATGAAGCATGAGACGTCAAGGAGGGGTAGCATGCAGATTCATGTAGTTAAACGAGGTGATTCTCTTTGGAAACTATCTCAGTTCTACAAATTGCCTTGGCAGGAGATAGCGACAGTCAACAGATTGACTCAAAATGATCAGCTTACAGTGGGCCAAACACTATTTATACCTACACCATTCTCGTATACGGTTCAGCCAGGGGATACTTTACTCGTAATCTCTAAAAAAATCGGTGTCCCAATAACTGAACTTCAACAAGCAAATCCTGGAGTATCAGACTCGTCACTCCACGTTGGCTTAGTCTTAAATGTTCCAGAACGGCAAAAGAAAACCATTCTGACAAACGCGTTTGCTGAGCCTGTGCCAAAAGCAAGAGTGAATTTTGCAGCTGCTGCAAAAGCTTTAACGTATACAACGATATTCAGTTATGAAGTTAACGAAAAAGGGGAGCTAAAACCTCTTGATGATGATGACTTTATAAAAGAGATCAAGAACAAAAATGTAAAACCTCTGATGGCGATTACGAACATTAAAGATGGGGAATTTAGTGAGGAAGCTGGAACTGCAATCTTAACAAATGAGAGTGTCTCAAACCAGCTCATTGAAAATTCGATTGCGATGATGAAAAAAAAAGGTTTTGAAGGCATATCTGTAGATTTTGAGTTCCTAGGCAAAAAAAATAAAGAAGCATACAACAATTTTTTAAAGAAAATAACAAAAGCGATGCACGAAGAAAAATACATCGTCCTTACCGCTGTAGCTCCAAAAATCAGCAGCACTCAAATTGGCGAGTGGTATGAATCACATGATTATAAAGCCCATGGAGAGATCGTGGATTACGTAATTTTAATGACGTACGAATGGGGATTCAGCGGCGGACCTCCAATGGCGGTCAGCCCAGTGCCATCCCTCAAAAAAGTACTGGATTATGCAGTTACTGAAATCGATCCTAAAAAAATACTTATGGGAATCAATCTATATGGATATGATTGGAAGCTGCCCTATAAAGAAGGCGGAGAATTTGCAAAAGCTCTGAATCCTGTTCAGGCAATTCAACTGGCAGGTAAAAGAAAAGCTGCTATATTGTACAATAACAAAGATGAAGCTCCGTATTTTACGTATTGGGGTAAGGACAAAAAAGAACATATCGTGTGGTTTGAGGATTTAAGAAGTATGAAAGCGAAGTTTGATATTGTTGATCAATACGGTTTTGCAGGAGTAAGCTTTTGGAACTTGTCATTTGGCTACCCAGTCTTTTGGAATTACTTAATCGATCGCTACACCATAAAATAGTGAAGATGACCTATATTTTAGGTCATCTTTTATTAAAACAAGCCCCAGCGAAGCCAGGGGCTTGTTTTTATGCTGCATACAGAAAACACGAGCTGCATATGAAAATACGAGCGCTATATGAAAAATACGTCCTATCTCATATTACTTTCTATTTTTTACAATTAACAACCAAAAAAAAGACTGACAAAATGAAATGTCAGTCCTTTTTTACATTTATTGATTTAATGGCGGTACTTGAAGACCTTCGCCTTCCCGCTGCTTTTCTTTGCGGTTTTGGTTGCCTTGGTCACCTTGATTAGGCGGTGTGCCAGGTTCACCTTGACTAGGAGGTGTACCTGGCTCTGTTCCAGGTTCCGTACCTGGAGTGCCGGGTTCACCTTCTCCAGGAGGAGTGCCAGGTTCACCCTGACCAGGTGGTGTACCAGGTTCACCTTGACCGGGAGGAGTTCCTGGCTCCTGAGTGCCCTCAGGAGCTGCAATCGTGATCGAAGTTTCAGCCGGTTCACTTTGTGTATTGCTTTCACTATCGACCGCAATGACTTGGAATGTGTATTTACCTGGGGCAGGGGTAGGGACAGCAAATTTTGTATCATTAATAGTCGCTCTTTCCTGCATCGGTCCATCGTTATAGCTCGCTAGAACTTTAAATGTTATACCATCTTTTTTCTTATACTTCCAATCCACTTGAATTTCGTTCTTCTTATCATCGAACTTGGCTTTTAA
Protein-coding sequences here:
- a CDS encoding DnaD domain-containing protein, with the protein product MNENLFEKWMSEGSISIPNMLLKYYKKIGLTDNECMLFIQLHVSLDSGNYFPTPQELSDRMTLSHSEMASMLRSLIGRGLLGMDQYEDIEKGVYFEAYTLQPLWNRLMESLKTEETVKKETDKKQLEQNVFVLFEKEFGRPLSPMELETLKIWIDEDNQSPELILTALKESVLSGKLNFRYIDRILFEWKKNGIQSPEAAKKYGEKFRVRQLQQKSGQQEKPRNDSGLKRPAYNWLES
- the nth gene encoding endonuclease III → MLNKAQIQFCLEQIEDMFPDAHCELKHSNPFELTIAVLLSAQCTDALVNKVTPNLFAKYKTPQDYLDVSLEELQDDIRSIGLYRNKAKNIQKLSELLLTDYGGEIPQDRDELTKLPGVGRKTANVVVSVAYGVPAIAVDTHVERVSKRLGICRWKDSVLQVEETLMKKIPKPLWGATHHRLIFFGRYHCKAQNPNCPECPLLSICREGKKRMKVREKLGK
- a CDS encoding YpoC family protein — translated: MVNNPLTFEEKAEIVSAVFKEWKEASPIIADFFRQRDRESATKPMIVQSEKFLQTLFLVNCKQIDENLTNWKAQISAFEHLPVNAVERLFFIFEQPDHYQSYIQLSELFSEWEKKSVILMRRKT
- a CDS encoding glycosyl hydrolase family 18 protein; translation: MQIHVVKRGDSLWKLSQFYKLPWQEIATVNRLTQNDQLTVGQTLFIPTPFSYTVQPGDTLLVISKKIGVPITELQQANPGVSDSSLHVGLVLNVPERQKKTILTNAFAEPVPKARVNFAAAAKALTYTTIFSYEVNEKGELKPLDDDDFIKEIKNKNVKPLMAITNIKDGEFSEEAGTAILTNESVSNQLIENSIAMMKKKGFEGISVDFEFLGKKNKEAYNNFLKKITKAMHEEKYIVLTAVAPKISSTQIGEWYESHDYKAHGEIVDYVILMTYEWGFSGGPPMAVSPVPSLKKVLDYAVTEIDPKKILMGINLYGYDWKLPYKEGGEFAKALNPVQAIQLAGKRKAAILYNNKDEAPYFTYWGKDKKEHIVWFEDLRSMKAKFDIVDQYGFAGVSFWNLSFGYPVFWNYLIDRYTIK